Part of the Xanthomonas sp. SI genome is shown below.
GGCGATGCGATGCTGCCATTCGGTCCGGGCAGCAGCGCGCACCTCGCGTCGCAGGAGGCCATCGGGTACCGACGCTTCGACACGGCCCGAAGCATTTCCGGCAGAAGGCGGCCTATAGTCCGGCCGCCACTCGATGAAGGAAGAACACGCAGGCATGCAACCCGCCACCCGCGGCCAACGACAGGTGCTGATCGCGACCAGCCTCAGTTACGTGGTCGTCATCCTCGACACCTCCATCGTCAACGTGGCACTGGAATCCGTTTCGCACACGCTCGGCTCGGACATCTCCGGGCTGCAATGGGTGATCAACGCGTATACGCTGACCTTTGCCAGTTTGCTGCTGACTGGCGGCGTGTTGGGCGATCGCTTCGGTGCGAAAAGGATCTACATGGCCGGCCTGTGCCTGTTCGCGCTGGCATCCGCATCGTGCGGCCTGGCCACCGGCCTGCCTGCGTTGGTGGGCGCACGGGTATTGCAGGGATCGGGGGCCGCACTGTTGGTGCCTTGCTCCTTGATGTTGATCAACACGGCGTATCCGCAGACCCACCAGCGTGCCAGCGCCATCGGGGTATGGGCGGGCTGCGGCGGGATCGCCATGGCAGCCGGGCCATTGGTCGGCGGGGTGCTGATCGAACTGTTGGGTTGGCGCAGCATTTTCCTGATCAACGTGCCGATTGCCCTGATCGGCGTGTGGCTGACGTCGCGCATCCCGTCTTCGGCGCCGCTGGCGCCCGCCCGGCACCTGGACGTCGGCGGGCAAGTCGCCGCGATCGTCGCGCTGGCGACGTCCGTGGCGGTGTTGATCGAAGGCGCGAAGCTGGGATGGAACTCCGCATGGGTGTACGTCGGCGTACTCGTGGCGTGCATCGCCTGGTGCGTGTTCCTGATGACGGAAAGCCGGCAACAGGACCCGATGTTGCCGCTTCGCTATTTCCGCAACGTGGCGTTCTCGGGGGCGACGTTCCTGTCGCTGATCTCGGCCCTGGTGTTCTACGGCCTGTTTTTCCTGCTGAGCCTGTATTTCCAGTCGGACCGCAACTGGTCCGCCCTGGAAACGGGGCTCGCGTTTCTGCCGTTGACCGCCATGGTCACCCTGGGCAGCTTCGCCTGCGGCCGGCTGACCCGAGCGTACGGCGCCCGCGCCGTGCTGATTGCCGGGTTCGGCCTGTACGCCCTGGGATTTGTCGGCCTGCTCGCGTTGGCCGGCGACGCGCCATACTGGCGTATCGCCGTGTGTTACCCGGCGGTGGGGTTCGGCGCGGGAATCATTACCCCGGCCGCCACCTCGGTGCTCATGAGCGGGGTCGACCGTGCCAAGGCCGGAGTGGCGGCCGGCACGCTCAATGCCGGCCGCCAAAGCGGTTCCGCCTTCGGCGTGGCGATCTTCGGCGCTTTGCTGGCGTCGATCCACCCTCTGAACGCTGCGATCCACGTCGCCGTCAGCATCGCGATCGGCTTGTCCATGCTTGCCATGCTGCTCTCGGCCCTGGTGTTGAAAGCGCCAGCGGCGCACCCGGTGGAATGCTGAAGCGCCTCCATCGGCAAGGTCATTGTCCGGTACGCAGTCGTGGAAGTCGCAAGGCGCTGCTGCGCCTGCAAGCCATCGGCGCTGTCGCGACTCCCGCACAAGAAGCGAGTGGAATAGGCGGCGCCGGCGGAAATGCCGCGGCGCCGGCACATCCCGCAGGCCGCTAGAATGGCCGTATCGCCAGCACCGGCTCCAGAGCGTTTCGATCCGCCGATGACCCTCGCACCCGACACCCGCGCGCCGCGCAAGCGCGTGGCGCTGTACGAAGACGTGGCCGAGCGGCTGCGGCAGAAGATCTACGACTACGTGCTGCCGCCGGGCGAGTGGATCGACGAACCGGCACTGGTCGCCGAACTGGGCATCAGCCGCACCCCGCTGCGCGAGAGCCTGAAACTGCTCGCGGCCGAAGGCCTGGTGCAGATCGAACCGGGCCGCGGCGCGCGCGTGACCCGGCTGAACCTGGAAGACCTCAACGAGCTGTTCCCGGTAATGGCGCTGCTGGAAGGCCGCTGCGCCTACGAAGCGGTGCGCAAGGTCGACGCCGCCGGCCTGGCGCGGCTGGAAACGCTGCACGCGCGCATGGAGCAGGCCGCCGACGAAGGCGACCTGGCCGAGTACTACCGGCAGAACTACCTGATCCACGAATCGGTGCAGGAATTCGCCGGCAACCCGTGGCTGATCCGCGTCACCCACGACCTGCACCGCATCCTCAAGATGCACCGCGGCCGCCAGCTGCTGGCGCCCGGACGCATGCAGCAATCGCTGTCCGAACACCGCGAACTGATGGACTGCTTCCGCCGCGGCGACGCCGAAGGCGCCGAGCGCACGATGAACCGGCACCTGCAAAGCCAGGGCAATGCCCTGGCGATGTACGTGGCCGCCGGCGGAAAGTTGAATGTGCCGGCGCCATTGCCTAACGGCCGGGAATGGGGAATGGGGAATGGGGAATCGTAGAAGCAGGTCTGCGCGATCGATCGGCGCCACATAGCTTCTGCAAAAAAGCATCGGCCCCGAAGGGCCGACGCTGCAGCAACGAAACCAATAACGCATCGGCTCGCGGGAACTGCTTCACCCCATTCCCGATTCTCGTTTCCCAATTCCCAGCTTCACAGCCACCCCGGCACCACCAGCAGCAGCCACGCCAGCAGCGGGCCGAACAGGACCACCAGGCCGCTGTAGATCAGGAAGCGCTTGTACAGCGACTCGCGTTCGTCCGGGGCGGCCGAGGCCACCACCAGCGCGCCGTTGGTCGAGAACGGGCTCACGTCCACCACCGTGGAGGAGATCGCCAGCGCGCAGATCACCCCGGCCGCACCGAGGTGGCCCTGCAGCAGGAATGGCACCGCCAGCGGGATGGTCGCGCCCAGCACCGCCGCCGACGAGGCGAACGCGGAGACGATGCCGCCGACGTAGCACACCAGCAGCGCGCCGAGCAGCGGGATGCCGATGTCGGACACGCCGTTGCCGATGTAGTCCACCGCCCCGCTCTCCTGCAGTACCGCCACGTAGGTGACCACGCCGCTGATCAGCAGCACAGTGGACCAGCTGATGCCGTCCACCGCGCCCTTCTGCGCCTTCGGCGACAGCAGCGCCAGCACCACCGCCACGGTCATCGATACCAGGCCGACGTTGAGGTTGTAGATCAGCGAGGCGATGCCCAGGCCGAGCAGGCCGAACAGGGTCAGCACGCGATCGCGATTCAAGCTCACCGCCTCCAGCGCCGCCGGATCGGTGGACAAGGTGCCGCCGCCGGCCGCCAGCAGCGCGCCATGGCCTTCGATCGCGAACTGGCGGTGCGAGGACTGATCGCCCACCGGCACGTACTCGGCCGTGGCCAGCGACGGCGCCTGTCCGCGCCGCAGCAGGGCCAGGCCGCCGAAGGCGAAGAAGCAGATCAGCGCCATCAGGAAGTTGAAGCCGAGGCTGGTCAGGAACACCGCCATCTCGGTCACGTCCAGCCCGGCCTTCTCCACCACCTTGTTGGTGATGCCGCCGTACACGCTGATCGGCGAGAAACCGCCGGCCTGCGCGCCGTGGATCACCAGCAAGCCCATCAGCAACGGATTGATCCTGTACTGCTTGGCGAAGCGCAGCGCGACCGGACCGATGATCGCCACCGCCGCCGGGCCGAGCGCGCCGAACGCGGTCAGCACCGCGGTGACCACGAACATCACCCACGGGATCGCCACGATCTTGCCGCGGACCGCGCGTACCGCCCAATGCACCAATAGATCGATGGTGCCGTTGTTGCGCGCGATCGCGAACAGGTAAGTGATGCCGACCAGGGTCAGGAACAGGTCGCCGGGAAACCCGGCCAAGACCTCCTTCCCGTCCATGCCGACCCAGACGCCACCGATGATGAAGGCCAACGCGAACGCGACCGCGCCCATGTTGACCGGCAACGCCGTGGCCACGATGAACATGACGATCAAGCCGATGATCGTCGCGATTTGTGGACTCATGCGCCCTCCCGAGCTTGCTGGATCCGTACCACTACCACTGCCGCGAATGGCCACCCGCCATCCTGGGTCGATCGCTCACTGCCAACTGCCGTGGCGCCGCGACGGCTGCCATCGCCGCCCCCTCCCGCCGCCGCGGCTGCATCACTGCATGCGTTGCTCCGCCTGCCGCACCCACGCCGCTGCCGCGGCCAGGCTGCCGAACTCCTCCACCGAGCGTGCCTGGCACTCCGGCAACAGCTCGCGCGCGATGCGCGCCAGCGCACCGCCCGGTCCCAGTTCCAGGAACACGCGCGCGCCGCGTTCGGCGGCCTGGCGCAGCGTTCCCGCCCAATCCAGCGTCGTCGCCAGCTGCGCCGACAAGGCGCCGATGGCGTCGTCGCGGTCGCCGATCCGGTGTCCGTCGATGCCGGCCAGCACCGCGGCGCGCGGCGCCGCCAATGGCGCGGCACGCAGATCGGCGGCGAACGCCTGCGCCGCGCTCGCCAGCAACGGCGTGTGCGCGGCCACCGCCACCGGCAGGCGCGTGACCCGCGCGCGCTGCGCACGCGCCTGCCGCTCGCCGTGCGCCAGCGCATCAGCATGGCCGCCTAGAATCAGATGGTCGTCGCCATTGACGATGGCCAGGTGCAGGCCGGTCTGCGCGCACAGCGTCTCGGCCTGCTCGCGCAGCAGGCCCTGCACCGCGATCAGGCCGTCGCCATTGCGGCTGGCCGCATCCATGCGCTGCGCGCGCTGCACCGCCAGTGCCAGGCAGGCGGACGCCTCCATGCCGCCGGCCAACGCATGCGCGGCCAGCTCGCCGATGCTGTAGCCGAGCAGCAACGCCGGCGTCGGCAGTTGCGGCAACAGCGCCGCGGCATTGGCCAGCACCGCGGTGCAGACCAGCGGCTGCGCGATGGCGTTGTCGTAGCGTGCGTCGTCGCCGGCCAGCGCCCGCGGATCGGCGCCGAGCACCTGCGCCGCCGCGGTCAGCACCGCCTCGGCCGCCGGCTCGCCGACGCTGTAGTCGAACATCGCCGGATGTTGCGCGCCCTGTCCCGGGCACAGCAGCGCCAGGCTCATACGCCCTCCTGGCGCTGCAGGAAGCAGGCGCAGGCGAGCAAGTCGGCGCTACCGCCCGGGCTGAGCCGGCGCGCGACGAAGGCGTCGCCGAGGCGCGACAGCTGCTGGCGCCAATCCGGCTGCGCCACGCCGCCGGCCTCGAGGAACGCACGCGCGCTGCGTTGCGCGAAGCGCAGCCCGTCGCGGCCGCCGCGGTGCAGCAGATTCAGATCGTCGGTCTGCGCGATCAGCTGCAGCAGGGTCTGCGCCAGCGTCGCCTCCTGCGCCAGGCCTGCACGCATCGCCGCGCGCAGGCTCGGCAGCGCTACGTCGCGCAGCAGCGGGAACCCGGCTGCCGCCTGTTCGCGCACGCCGGCCACGCCATGCAGGCGACGCATGCGCTGGCCGTGGCTGTATGGGTCCAGCGGTGCGTCGAGCAGCGCCTCGCGCCAGAGGCCCACGGCATTGCAGACCGCCACGCCATCCGGCGTCGCGTGATGCTGGCTGCGCAACCGCGCCGCCGCGGCGACCAGCAGGCCCAGGCTGAAGATCGCGCCGCGGTGCGTGTTGACGCCGCCGGTGGCGCGCAGCATCGCGCGCTCGGCGCCGATGCCGAGTTCGCGCAGCGTGGGGAACGCCGCATCGGCCGCGCCGGCGGTGGCGATCGCGACGAAGTAGCCGCGCAACGCGAACAGGCTGCGCAGGAACGTGGAAGCGTCCATATCGTCGTGGCTGCCGCGATCGAACGGCGTGACCAGACCCGGCTTCGGCGCGCAGGCCAGCTCGGCATGCAGGCTGGCGACGGCGAGACGGCCGAGGCGGTGCGGCATGGACAGGCGGTGTGGAGCGATCGCCGCTGCCTTGGCTGCGGCCACAGTCGCTCGCGGATGGCGGGCGAATTGTACCGTCGCTGCTCGGGCTTCGATCGTCGCGACTGAAGTCGCTCCCACAAGGGATGCCATGCCTGCGACAAGTCCTGTGGGAGGGGCTTTGGTCCCGACCGCTTCCGGTGTTGGCAAGACCGCGACTTCGTTCGTCGCGGCTGAAGCCGCTCCTACAGGAACTAGCGGATGGTCGGCTACCCGTACTGTGGGAGGGACTTCAGTCACGACGCGGTCGGGCCGCAGCACCTCCATTGCTTCACTCGTCGCGACTGAAGTCGCTCCCACAAGGGTCTTGTGGCTTTCTTGCAAGGTGCCCTGTAGGAGCGGCTTCAGCCGCGACAGACAAGCAAAACCACCAGGGTTTCTAACTTCGCTCGTCGCGACTGAAGCCGCTCCTACAGGAACTTGCGGACTATTCGCCGGGCGCACTGTGGGAGGAACTTCAGTCCCGGCGGCTTCCGACATTGGAAAGATCGCCGCTCCGTTCGTCGCGGCTGAAGCCGCTCCTACAGAGGCTTGCGGACGGCCGACTACCTGCACTGTGGGAGATACTTCAGTCCCGACGGCTGCCGAAGCCGGAAGGTTTGAGGCTGCGTTAGTTGTGATCGAAGCCGCTCCTGCAGGAGCCCGCGAATGTGCTGCTGGGGCCAATGTAGGAGGGGCTTCAGCCCCGACCGCTTCTGGCGCCGGCCCGTCCACGGCTGCGGCCGCCGGCGATGCCGAGAAACAACCGTCTTCCACGCCGCGCACCGCCTGCAATTCCATCACGCCCCCCATGCCTGCAGCAGCTCGGCGCGCGGCTGCAGCCGGCAGTCGCGCAGCGCCTTGACCAGCAGTTGCGCGCTGTCGCCGGCCAGTTCGCGCCAGCTCACCGCGTTGCCGTCGGGCAGCAGCACTTCGCCATCCACGCGATGCCCGTGACGCTGCTCCCAGCGCGCAAGGTCGGCGAGCAGCGCGGGTGCCTGCGCCGGCGACGGCACCGTCCACAGCAAATCGATGTCCGAGCCGGCCTGCACGTAGGGCAAGCCGGTCAGCGCCTGCCAGGCGAAGGCGCCGAATACGCGCGGAGTCAGACCATGCGTGGCGGCCAGCGCCTGCAATTCGCGCAGCGGCACTTGCCACTGCGGCACGGCCGGCACCTGCGCGCAGACCTCGTCCAGCGTCGGCGGCGCGCGCTGCCGCAACACCGCATCACGCTCGGCCGACAGCGACAGGCGCTGCTTGCCTTCGGCCGGCGGCAACGGCACGCCGAGACGCAACAGCTGCGCATCGTCGCTGCGATCGCCGCGCGCGACGATCGCCGGATGGCCGGCAGCGAACCAGTCGCGCAGGCGCGCCTGCGCACCCGGCGTGCGCGCCTGCCACGGCGCATCGGCCGCGAGCCAGACCAGGTCGTGCCGGGCGAGCGGCTCATGCATGGCCGGCAGCGACCTCCGCGGCGATCGGCGCGGCCAGCAGGCGGCCGTTGCGCTCGGTGCCGCGTTGCGCGCGTACGTCGCCCTGCAGCGGCGCCTGCAACGCGGCGACCAGCGCTTGCGCCAGATCGCCCTGCCACACCGCTTCCACCGCACCCATCGCCACGTAGTTCTCCACGCCCGGCGCGAACACCGGCGAGCTTTTGCTCAAGGCCTGCAGCTTCTCCAGCGGCTGCTTGGTGACCCGCGCCATCGCGCGCAGATCCATCACTCGCACCTGCGCTTCGGGCAACGCGTAGATCGCGTCGGCCATCAGCCCGAAGGCGAGGAAGCCGCCGCTCACCGATTCGCCGTAGACCAGCGTCAGCAGCCGCGCCCCGCGCCGCCGCGCCAGGTCCAGGCATTGCGCCAGATGGCCGAAATAGCCGTTGATGCCGAGCAGTTCGTCCTTGCGCGACGGGCGCTGGCCGGCGGTATCGACCAGCATCACGATCGGCCGCTGCGGATGCGCGCGGGTGCTGTCCAGCACCGCGGCGGCCAAGGCCAGCGCATGCTCCACGCCCACTTCCAGCTTGTCGGCGCTGCCGATCACGGTGACCTCGCCCAGCGCGGTGCTGGCGCTGCCGCCGATCACCCCGTCGCGGACCTCGACCCGGTGGCCGAGCGGGAACAGTGCTTCCAGCAAAGGCTTCAGTTCCATCACGGGCTCCGATCGGCGACGGCGGCAAGGAAGGCGGCGGTATCCAGCAACGGCAGCGCTTCGGGATCGGCGATGCCCTGGCGGCGCCAGATGTCCACGCCGTCGCGGCAGTCGCCGTAGGTTTCCAGGCGTTGGCGCAGCGCGGCGTGTTCGGCGGCGATGCGCGCCAGGCCATCGTCGTCTGCGGCCGGCGGTGGCGCCGCCAGCGCGGCGATCGCCGCAGCGCGGAAGTCCTCTATGGCGTCGGCGACCAGGGCCTGCGCCTCGCCAAGCAGATAGCGGTGCTTGCCGCCGGTCACGCGCCACACCAGGGCGCGATCGCGCGAATCGAACTCGTCCACGCCGCGCACCGTCTCGATCACTTCCGGACCCGACAGGCCCAGCCGTCCTTCCTCGGACATGACGATGCGCGTGCAGCAGCGGCTGACGATGCCCATGCCGCCGAAGCAGCCGTTGCCGCTGCCGATCAGCGCCAACACCGGCACGCCGGCGGCGCGCGCGTCCAGGGTGGCGCGCATGATTTCGGAGATCGCGATCAGACCGGCGTTGGCCTCGTGCAGGCGCACGCCGCCGGTGTCGGGCAGCAGCAGCACCGCCGCCGGCCTAGTCGCCGCGGCACGCTGCAGCAGCCCGGTGAGTTTGGCGCCGTGCACCTCGCCGACCGCACCGCCCATGAACTGGCCTTGTTGCGCGGCGATCAGCACCGTGCGCCCGTCGAGCCGGCCCTCGCCGACGACGATGCCGTCGTCGAACGCACCGGGCTGATCCAGTTGGGCCAGATGCGGACTCATCGCGCGCTGGCGCGGGCCGACGAACTCGCGGAACGAGCCGGGATCGAGCATGCCGGTGATGCGCTCGCGCGCGTCGGCTTCATAGAAACTGCGCGGACGGCGGTTGTTCGGGATCGCGCTCATGCGCAGCTCCGGTGTGGGCGGCGGACTCGCCGAATAGGTAGAGCGGGACGATCGTTCATTGCAGCAGGCGTCTGGATCGCGGCCGGTGCCATCCAGGCGCTGCCGGAGGATCGCATCGGGGCTGAAGCCCCTCCCACAACAGGGCTACTCGCAGGCACGGCGTCCCTTGTAGGAGCGGCTTCAACCGCGACGAACGGAACCGAACTATCACCGGCTCCGGACAACGTCGCGGCCGAAGCCGCTCCTACAGGGAGCATGGCGATCGCGGATGTCCGGATTGAACGCATCACGCATCCTCCTGCAACGCTTCCACCGCCTGGTCCAGGCGCAAGCCGACCACCGCCGGCGTGGCGCCGACATCGTTGATCGAGATGCGCACGTCGCGCAGCGGATGGCGCGCGGCGAAATCGTCGAGCACCGCCTGCCAGATCGAGCCGAAGCCGTCGGCGGCGGTGACGATCTCGATCTGCATCGCCCCGCCCAGTTCCTGCGGTTCGATCAGCACTTCCAGATTGCCGGAGGACACCACGCCGACCAGCACCTGGTCGAGCCGGCCGTTCGGCGCCAGGCGTCCGTCGTAGCGATAGCGAAGGGTTTCCATCGACATCCCTTACCAGTTGCGGAAACGTTGCGGCGGCGCGTACAGGCCGCCGGACCAGCGCACCAGATCCTTGACGCTGCGCGCGGCCAGCAGGTCGCGGCTGGCGTCGCGCAGGCGGATGCCCAGGTCCTCGGGGCGGCGGATCACCCCGCGGTCGCGCAGGTTCTCGACCATGCGCCTGTCGCGGCCCAGGCCCACCGCGGTGTAGCCGGCCACGCCGCGGATCGCCTGTTCGCGTTCCTCCGGCGTACGGCACAGCAGCAGGTTGGCGATGCCTTCTTCGGTCAGCACGTGGCTGACGTCGTCGCCGTAGATCATCACCGGCGGCAGCGGCATGTTGGCGCGCTCGGCCAGTTCCCAGGCGTCGAGCCGGTCGACGAAGGCAGGCGCCATGTGTTCGCGGAAGGTCTCCACCATCTGCACCACCAGCTTGCGCCCGCGCGGCATCTCGCCCGGGCGCGCGGCCTCGCGCCCGGCCTTGAGCCAAGCCTCGCTGCCGTGGCGGCGGCCGCGTGCGTCCGAGCCCATGTTCGGCGCACCACCGAAGCCGGCGATGCGGTCGCGGGTGGCGGTGGAACTGTTGCCCTGCAGATCGATCTGCAGCGTGGAGCCGATGAACATGTCGCAGGCGTACAGGCCGGCGGTCTGCGAGAACGCGCGGTTGGAACGCATCGAGCCGTCGGGGCCGGCGAAGAACACGTCGGCGCGCGCGGCGATGTACTTCTCCATGCCCAGTTCCGAGCCGAACGAATGCACGGATTTGACGAAGCCCGACTCGATCGCCGGAATCAGCGCCGGATGCGGATTCAGCGCCCAATGCCGGCAGATCTTGCCGCGCAGGCCGAGCGACTCGGCGTAGGTCGGCAGCAGCAGCTCGATCGCCGCGGTGTCGAAGCCGATGCCGTGATTGAGCCGGTCCACGCCGTACTCGGCGTAGATGCCCTTGATCGCCATCATCGCCATCAGCACCTGGATCTCGGAGATCTGCGCCGGGTCGCGGGTGAACAGCGGTTCGATGTAGTGCGGGCGCGGCGCCTGCACCACGTAGCCGATCCAGTCGGCGGGGATGTCCACGCGCGGCAGCGTGTCCACGATTTCGTTGACCTGGGCGATGACGATGCCGCCCTTGAACGCGGTGGCCTCGGCGATCACCGGCGTGTCCTCGGTGTTCGGCCCGGTGTAGAGATTGCCGTGGCGATCGGCGGCCTGCGCGGCGACCAGCGCCACGCGCGGGGTCAGGTCGACGAAGTAGCGGCCGAACAGTTCCAGATAGGTGTGGATCGCGCCGATCTCGATGCGCTTGTCGGCGACCAGCCGCGCCAGGCGCAATGCCTGCGGCCCGGAGAAGGAGAAGTCCAGGCGCTGCGCGATGCCGCGTTCGAACACGTCCAAATGCGAGGGCAGCGCCAGCACCGACTGCAGCATGTGCAGCCCGTGCACCCGCGCCGGATCGACCTCGGTCAGGCACTGCGAGAGGAAATCGGCCTGCTTCTGGTTGTTGCCTTCCACGCACACGCGGTCGCCCGGCTCGATCACCGCCTCCAGCAACGCCACCGCGTCCTTGGCCTCCACCAAGCGCCCGCGCGCCAGCCCTTCGGCGCGCTGCAGGCGTTGCCGGCGATTGTCGGCGAGCGTGTTCCAGTCCTGAGGCATAAGGCTTTCCGTCGGCGAATGGAGGGCGGCAGCGCCTGGCGGCGGGGCCGGCCGAAATTGTAATTACGATATAATTATGAAACCGTGACCAATGCACGCTGCGGTGCAACAGGCGGCTATCGGCCTATAGCACCGGATCCGGGACCACCACGATTCAGCCGTCCGCCGCGTGCATGGCCGCGTCGTTACCGGCATTGCCAGGCCTAGTCGAGCGTCTCGCCGAACGCGCTTCGATAAGCCACGCGATCGAAGCGCAGCACCGCGCGCGCACGTTGCTCGGTCAGCGGACGCAGCACCCAGCGCACGTCCACACCACTGCGGCACGTGCTGACCGTCGGGATCGCCAGGAACCAGCGCGCACCGGGCCCACTGCAATACCAGAACGCGTTGCTGCCGTTCATGGCTTCGCTATCGAACATGAAGGACGCATCGTAATTGGCGTCCATGAATTGCTGCACCTTCTTCACCACGACCAGATCCGCACCGGTGAGAAGCACGCCATCGCTGGTCAGGGAAACGCGCCGGAAGGATTCCTCCACCGCTCGCTCCAGCCAATGATCGCGACGGCGCTGAAGCCAAATAAGCCACGCCATGAAAGCAACGACCACGACGATGGCAGCGACGGTGACGGCGCCCTCCCAGGTAAACACGGGCTCTCCCCCCACCTATGTCGCTGTCGTCATGCTGATGCCGGGCTTGCCACCTGCGCAACCGCAGCCTGGCAGCGTGTCCTGCGTACCGCGCGACAGGCTACCCACCCAACGCCGCACTGATCTCCGCCGCAGCCGCGCACACCGCCTGCATCGCCGCCTGCGCGTCGATCTGCTGCGGGCGGCGTTCGATGAAGGGCACGGTCAGCGTGTAGATGGCGCTGCCGTGCTGCAGGATCGGCGCGGTCAGGTCGATCACGCCGACCACCGCTTCGCTGGGGTGGATGCTGTAGCCCAGCGCGCGCACCTGCGCGGCGGCGGCGAGGAACGCGTCGCGATCGTAGCCCACGTCGCTGGCGTCCAGGCGCTGCAGCAACCGCGCCTGCGCGTCTTCGTGCTGGAACGCGAACAGCACCAGGCCGGAAGTGGAATGCGCGAGCGGGCGGCGGTGGCCCGGGCGCACCACCATGCCCAGGTCGCTGGGCACGTCCATCTGCGCGATGACCACGATCTGGTCGTCCGACGGCGCCACCAGGTGGCAGGGCTGGCGGATCGCATCGGCTAGCCGGCGCATCACCGGCAGCGCCGCCTCGGTGACGTTCTGCACCTGCGGCTGCTGCATGCCGAGCATGAACAGGCGGTTCGTCAGCACGTAGCCGCCCTCGCCCGGCCCCTTGGTCAGGTAGCCGCGCTCTTCCAGCACCTGCAGCATGCGGAAGATCTCGCCGCGCGAACGGCCGATGCCCTGCGAGATCTCGCTCATGGTCATCGGCCGCGCGTCGCGCGCCAGCAGTTCCAGGATATCCAGGCCCTTGTCCAGGGCGGGAGCGCGGTACTTGGGCGGGGGCGTGGTCATTCCGTCGAGGCCAGGCGGGGGGTGGAAGGGCGCTAGGGTACAGGGAATGTCCGTGGACAGAAGCGCGGCGAAACCAGCCTGCGCCTGGCGCACGGATGTTCAGATGGACTGCAAGGTCCGACGCGTGCACTCCGATGCCGGCGCTTGCGAGGACCGCCCGCGCCAGGGTTCGGACACGACGCAGGCCATGGCACTCCATGCAAATATAAACACGGATTTTATATTTGCATGGCGACAGCGACCGCAGTACGCTCCGGCCACAACTTCAACGCCACGCGGCACATCCTGGGAGGGGTAGGCGGCATGCACTACAGCAGCGACACCGCAACAGCGGCGCCCGGCAGCCTGGCGCGCACCGCCATCGTGCCCTTGGTCCTGATCGTCAGCCTGTTCTTTCTGTGGGGCATGGCGAACAACCTCAACGACATCCTGATCAAGCAGTTCAAGAAGGCGTTCGAGCTGTCCGACCTGCAGGCCGGGCTGGTGCAGAGCGCGTTCTATCTGGGCTACTTCGTGTTCGCGATCCCGGCGGCGATGTTCATGCGCCGCTTCAGCTACAAGGCGGCGGTGGTGCTCGGCCTGCTGCTGTACGCGACCGGCGCGTTCCTGTTCTACCCGGCCGCGCAGGAGCACACCTACGGCTTGTTCCTGCTGGCGCTGTTCGTGATCGCCAGCGGCCTGGCGTTCCTGGAAACCACCGCCAATCCGCTGGTCACCGTGCTCGGCCCGGCCGAAGGCGCGGCGCGGCGGCTGAACCTGGCGCAGGCGTTCAATCCGCTCGGTTCGATTACCGGGGTGATGATCGGCCAGCACTTCATCCTCTCTGGCGTGGAGCACACGCCGCAGCAACTGGCGGCGATGGCGCCGGCCGCGCGCGCCAGCTTTTTCGCCGCCGAATCGGCGGCGGTGCAGACCCCGTATCTGATCATCGGCGCGGTGGTGGTGCTGTGGGCCCTGCTGATCGGGCTGACTCGCTTCCCGGTCACCCGCGACAGCGGCGCCGCGGCCAGCGGCGGCAGGGCCTATTTCGGCCCGCTGCTGCGCAACCGCCGCTTCGTGTTCGCGGTGGTCGCGCAGTTCTTCTACGTCGGCGCCCAGGTCGGCATCTGGAGCTACCTGATCCGCTATCTGCAGGACGCGGTGCCGGGCACCCCGGAAAAGACCGCGGCCAGCTT
Proteins encoded:
- a CDS encoding GntR family transcriptional regulator gives rise to the protein MTLAPDTRAPRKRVALYEDVAERLRQKIYDYVLPPGEWIDEPALVAELGISRTPLRESLKLLAAEGLVQIEPGRGARVTRLNLEDLNELFPVMALLEGRCAYEAVRKVDAAGLARLETLHARMEQAADEGDLAEYYRQNYLIHESVQEFAGNPWLIRVTHDLHRILKMHRGRQLLAPGRMQQSLSEHRELMDCFRRGDAEGAERTMNRHLQSQGNALAMYVAAGGKLNVPAPLPNGREWGMGNGES
- a CDS encoding MFS transporter, yielding MKEEHAGMQPATRGQRQVLIATSLSYVVVILDTSIVNVALESVSHTLGSDISGLQWVINAYTLTFASLLLTGGVLGDRFGAKRIYMAGLCLFALASASCGLATGLPALVGARVLQGSGAALLVPCSLMLINTAYPQTHQRASAIGVWAGCGGIAMAAGPLVGGVLIELLGWRSIFLINVPIALIGVWLTSRIPSSAPLAPARHLDVGGQVAAIVALATSVAVLIEGAKLGWNSAWVYVGVLVACIAWCVFLMTESRQQDPMLPLRYFRNVAFSGATFLSLISALVFYGLFFLLSLYFQSDRNWSALETGLAFLPLTAMVTLGSFACGRLTRAYGARAVLIAGFGLYALGFVGLLALAGDAPYWRIAVCYPAVGFGAGIITPAATSVLMSGVDRAKAGVAAGTLNAGRQSGSAFGVAIFGALLASIHPLNAAIHVAVSIAIGLSMLAMLLSALVLKAPAAHPVEC
- the mdcB gene encoding triphosphoribosyl-dephospho-CoA synthase MdcB, whose product is MPHRLGRLAVASLHAELACAPKPGLVTPFDRGSHDDMDASTFLRSLFALRGYFVAIATAGAADAAFPTLRELGIGAERAMLRATGGVNTHRGAIFSLGLLVAAAARLRSQHHATPDGVAVCNAVGLWREALLDAPLDPYSHGQRMRRLHGVAGVREQAAAGFPLLRDVALPSLRAAMRAGLAQEATLAQTLLQLIAQTDDLNLLHRGGRDGLRFAQRSARAFLEAGGVAQPDWRQQLSRLGDAFVARRLSPGGSADLLACACFLQRQEGV
- a CDS encoding SLC13 family permease, whose amino-acid sequence is MSPQIATIIGLIVMFIVATALPVNMGAVAFALAFIIGGVWVGMDGKEVLAGFPGDLFLTLVGITYLFAIARNNGTIDLLVHWAVRAVRGKIVAIPWVMFVVTAVLTAFGALGPAAVAIIGPVALRFAKQYRINPLLMGLLVIHGAQAGGFSPISVYGGITNKVVEKAGLDVTEMAVFLTSLGFNFLMALICFFAFGGLALLRRGQAPSLATAEYVPVGDQSSHRQFAIEGHGALLAAGGGTLSTDPAALEAVSLNRDRVLTLFGLLGLGIASLIYNLNVGLVSMTVAVVLALLSPKAQKGAVDGISWSTVLLISGVVTYVAVLQESGAVDYIGNGVSDIGIPLLGALLVCYVGGIVSAFASSAAVLGATIPLAVPFLLQGHLGAAGVICALAISSTVVDVSPFSTNGALVVASAAPDERESLYKRFLIYSGLVVLFGPLLAWLLLVVPGWL
- a CDS encoding acyltransferase domain-containing protein; this translates as MSLALLCPGQGAQHPAMFDYSVGEPAAEAVLTAAAQVLGADPRALAGDDARYDNAIAQPLVCTAVLANAAALLPQLPTPALLLGYSIGELAAHALAGGMEASACLALAVQRAQRMDAASRNGDGLIAVQGLLREQAETLCAQTGLHLAIVNGDDHLILGGHADALAHGERQARAQRARVTRLPVAVAAHTPLLASAAQAFAADLRAAPLAAPRAAVLAGIDGHRIGDRDDAIGALSAQLATTLDWAGTLRQAAERGARVFLELGPGGALARIARELLPECQARSVEEFGSLAAAAAWVRQAEQRMQ